A genomic window from Synergistaceae bacterium includes:
- the miaA gene encoding tRNA (adenosine(37)-N6)-dimethylallyltransferase MiaA yields the protein MKNKKKLIAIIGPTAVGKTQISLELAKRINAEVISVDSRQVYRYLNIGTDKVDQGIRREIPHHLIDIVDPDQVYSAADFSRDATDAIKRISKRKKTPLLVGGTPFYYKALTGALSKDLPKDLTVRKELEEEIDSKGLFSLYTELKKIDTALAARIHPNDTTRIMRGLEIYRITNKSASWWYKNQKKTDSLYDILYIGLIRSRKILYKNIEQRVKIQFASGYPEEVKWLLNNGYSPKLSALQGFGYRELINFFNSHCSFSEAIYDDIKHTKTFSRKQMTWFKHFEPIHWFDLDTSTTTKTLDDILNKTKEHIGQ from the coding sequence ATGAAAAACAAGAAAAAACTTATTGCGATTATAGGACCTACAGCTGTTGGTAAAACACAAATTAGCTTAGAGCTTGCCAAGCGAATAAATGCTGAAGTTATTTCTGTTGATTCAAGGCAAGTTTACCGCTATTTGAACATTGGTACAGATAAAGTAGATCAAGGCATTAGAAGAGAAATACCTCATCATCTGATAGATATAGTTGATCCAGATCAAGTATATTCAGCTGCAGACTTTTCTAGAGATGCAACTGACGCAATAAAAAGAATAAGCAAAAGAAAAAAAACTCCATTACTTGTAGGCGGAACACCCTTTTACTACAAAGCTCTCACAGGTGCCTTATCAAAAGATTTGCCAAAGGATTTAACAGTAAGAAAAGAGCTTGAAGAGGAAATAGACTCTAAGGGTTTGTTTTCTTTATATACAGAATTAAAAAAAATTGACACTGCATTGGCGGCTAGGATTCATCCAAACGACACGACGAGAATAATGAGAGGTCTCGAAATTTATAGAATAACTAATAAAAGTGCTTCTTGGTGGTATAAAAATCAAAAAAAAACAGATTCTCTTTATGATATTTTATATATAGGTTTAATTCGTTCTAGAAAAATTTTATACAAAAATATTGAACAGCGAGTAAAAATACAGTTTGCAAGCGGATATCCAGAAGAAGTTAAATGGTTATTAAATAATGGATATTCACCTAAATTATCAGCATTACAAGGTTTTGGGTATAGAGAGTTAATAAATTTTTTTAATAGTCATTGTTCTTTTTCAGAAGCAATTTATGACGATATAAAACATACAAAAACTTTCTCCCGCAAGCAAATGACATGGTTTAAACATTTTGAACCCATACATTGGTTCGATTTAGATACTAGCACAACTACTAAAACGCTTGATGATATTTTAAATAAAACGAAAGAACATATAGGTCAATGA
- the ispH gene encoding 4-hydroxy-3-methylbut-2-enyl diphosphate reductase has translation MKIYIANPTGLCFGVKRAISTLEDELNKTDRVYSLGSPIHNEQEIKRLNKLGLIVVNDPKDIPYGAVAFIRAHGVTPEIYNTIKQRSSFLVDGTCPFVKTAQERARTLSKEGYIVVILGDADHPEVKAIVGYVEGKAIVISDSDKIPKYLTGKKCGILSQTTQRVSSFVSLVASFISISPEIKVYNTICKATLERQESVSRLASKVDGMLVLGGRDSANTRKLVEITDDAGVPTKWIEHAGELDKEWLLKKESIGIAAGGSTPDWLIKELIQKLNKM, from the coding sequence ATGAAAATTTATATTGCAAATCCCACTGGGCTTTGCTTTGGAGTTAAAAGAGCGATTTCAACACTAGAAGATGAACTCAATAAAACAGATAGAGTATATTCTTTAGGTAGTCCTATTCATAATGAACAGGAAATTAAACGCTTAAATAAACTTGGATTAATAGTTGTGAACGATCCTAAAGACATACCATATGGTGCTGTTGCCTTTATTCGTGCTCATGGTGTGACACCTGAAATTTATAACACAATTAAACAACGTAGTTCATTTTTAGTAGATGGAACATGCCCGTTTGTAAAAACTGCTCAAGAAAGAGCAAGAACTCTTTCCAAGGAAGGATATATAGTGGTAATATTAGGTGATGCTGATCACCCAGAAGTTAAAGCAATAGTTGGCTATGTAGAAGGTAAAGCTATTGTAATTTCTGATTCTGATAAGATACCCAAGTATTTAACTGGGAAAAAATGTGGAATATTGAGTCAAACTACTCAAAGAGTATCCTCTTTTGTTTCTCTGGTTGCATCCTTTATTTCTATATCTCCTGAAATAAAGGTATATAATACAATTTGTAAAGCAACGCTAGAACGTCAAGAATCAGTTTCCCGTTTAGCTTCAAAAGTAGACGGAATGCTCGTTCTTGGTGGCCGTGACAGTGCTAACACCCGTAAACTTGTGGAAATTACAGATGATGCGGGAGTACCAACAAAATGGATAGAACATGCGGGTGAGCTTGATAAGGAGTGGTTGCTAAAAAAGGAAAGCATTGGCATTGCAGCCGGCGGCAGTACGCCTGATTGGCTGATAAAAGAATTGATACAAAAATTAAACAAGATGTAA